CAGATTTCTTCTCTCTATCAATTTATTTCTGTAAAAGTCTATAGTTTGAAgtgaaaagtattaatttatcaaaaaaaaaatttaacttcaaaatatacgttgcatttatacataaaatagaaacatacatctatttttattattaaatttgtactttATTTTGATTCCAAGCtacactttataaaaatattcatagtaaatcattaatatagtcatattaattatattatactattatgaacACATTGTTGGCTACACTTAGCATCCTGaccgattaataataaaaataatattgtcaatttatGCATAtgccatttaaaaaataggcaaaattaattacaaataataaacatacattaacTTAacatcagaaaaaaaaataatgtgaacaAAGTAGTAACTGaagaacataaatataaatgtactagaaaattattcatcatcatcaataacaataactccTCCATCTTTTGGATCATaatctctaaaaaaaaaaaaatcatcagaaaattaaatttgtaatttacaaaaaaaataattaataattttttttttaattatagtaattaaataattaatagttacttGAATTcctctttaattttttcaaactctTCTACCATACCActctttaaatttgaattcaagttATTCAATGATGCCTTATAAACTTCTTTTACATATTTGCGAGAACCATACATGTACTCAAACCGGATGCAGTCAATCCATACATCTGtatttgaaacaaatttaaaatcagcttcaataatattttaaaaaaaattgatactcACCAATATCTGTTGCACCAAAAGAATTGCATAAAGTGTTATGCAATTTTCTAATAGAACCTAATTTAGCAATTCCTGCGTTCTGAGTGAGTTCAAATGAAATCATAGACTTATACAACTGTTTGCATTCTGgttctacatttttaagtttgttgAACAATTCACGAGTTGAAAGTATTCCATTATGAACTACATTCCATTCCAAATATTCAGGCCTGACTATACAATTGACTTCAGGAAATGGATAATATGAGCCTTCTTGGTATAATTGTTGGAgctaaatagaaataaatactgTTATGAAGCAgccatatatttttacagaaagaaaataatatttataatttaatctttttataaaaatcaaactcTTATAGGCAagcattgaatattatttactatagtatttgttttcatattaacttaaaagtaaaaaaaaatatatgcaccACAGCGAATGGCTaggacaaaaaaatattgagttaACTTCTACTAAAATGTGTTAATTAGTACAGATTTcactatataacattttaaattttaatattaaataaaatgtattttacaaggatattaaaacaaaatgacagtaataagtagaaaaataaaaaaataattatagtgaaGTTTACATTAAGTGACTAAAATATTGAGAAAAAATCATAGTTACAatgcatttgcatattatttaatagtcaatacAGTAAGGTTAAAATGAGCATATAATTGCTAGTAGAAATTGAAAAAGAATTACGGAAGTATAGATTAGACTATGTATGACTtacatgtaatatatgtaatatatgtaatatgtaatatttttttatcattatgttGGTCGAAAAAATCTACAAGCATAATCTACATCATGTATAATTGATAAGAGACAACTTATGTAAAAgagttaaaactaattttttttaaatggctcATCActgagaaataattaaaatattaatacttattttaccaattttgGATGAGTGTTTgccatatataaaataagaatttccCATAATGGCAtcgatttatttgttaaagcCCGAACACCGGCTTGAAAAGCTTCAATACCCATTTCAAGACTGTCATTGcttaaataatacgatattaaattaaaccagAGTTCAACACTATCTTTTATCACATTAACTGCTTGTTTCATAATCCTATAACAGTCTTTATTTGTGTTTtcagtctaaaaaaaaaaataaaaattgttattaacattaaacagaattacttaaaaaaaatttaccaacccaataaatgtaatattcagCTTTACATAATGCCCTATTATCGTGAGCTTCTTGAAAAGCTCGCTCCATTGtttcattcataaaatttCTGATAGTTTCTTTTTTCATGCGATAAGATTTAcgaatttctataatatgatCAATATAAAAGTTCCATAacttatgtttattttctagTGGTAGATTTTCTTTCAATCCGTTTTCATAGGTTTTAATGCAGtttctataaaacaaatatataaatataataaatgaattttttaagaCATTAGGATACTGACCTAAtaccattaatataatttttatcatagtgTAATTGTTCAGTTTCCTGATGGTAGATAAAACCATCAAAATGAATTTTAGCTAATTTTTGCCACATTAGTTCACTATGTCGATACTTTTTAATCATgtctctaaataaaaataatatacttataaaaatgtacaataaattgttaaaaaattataaatacctgaCTACATTGCATTGTAGTTCTCTAACTGCACTTAATTTTATTGCTCTgtccaataatataaaatgaaattcaatATCACCCTCAAAACGTTTTATTAGGTTTCTGTATTTTTCAATGGCAATTGGAAGTGAGGCACCTTCAGTCTTTTCTAAATGTTGTACTTCTACCCAAAACTCTTctacatataaatttttacaattttcatgATGTTTCAATCCTTCTGCAAAATATCTTCTAGCTGAATCAACATTATTTCggtcatcaaattcatatgtcGCTGCAGTAATATACACTTCAGGGTCACTATGGTATCTCAACATGAGTGTATCCAACATGTTACtacatttagtaataaataatgtctgaaatcaacaatttataatggttaaataaatatttcatgattaataatcaatttcattttaaaatataaatattcaaaacattttcaataaaataattagcaaTACAGTGTAACAAATGTATTGCAAACATTCAAATGtctgtaataattgtttaaaaaagttattaaaactaaaattataataaaaaaaattgtataatattaacgtctttagttatttattgtttaattgttcAATGATTATTGATGGTCCAATATAAGACTGACctactatttataatgtagTCTTATCGTgttctattatattacattttaatgatctcatcatttatatacagaaaaaaaggttatattaagctttgaaaatacaaatattatgttgtatatgaGACgacaattgaaataatataaactgttgAATTATTgtcatacctatatttatatatcctGTGCAACtagtatagaattaaaaataattttggtagtcacaataattaatatgtatgtatactcaTCGGGGAATAAGAACGTACTTGGACCGGGGACCAAAACAGGTTCACTGCGCGCAGGGCGTCGCTAATTGGCCAACAAAAACAGAAAGGAAAGATATATACAGCCCAACTATGACAAGGTTGTGGTGGATAATCGGTCTGCCGCCTGTGCGACGAGGTACGTTCTTATTCCACGGCAAGTATAGACatcctttattattattcatgaatAATCGCTCatcataaacttaaaattattatatatagtaggcTTTAGAGATTTGCCAAGTTTTTAAGACTAACAGAAAAATTGAACAAACACATCtggtatattcaaatttaaataaattaatgctgTTATTTGATTACTTACATTATTTGAGCAAAACTCAATATATTCTGACAGTGAAGTCTTTTCAACAGGAAACagtaaaaacatattgttatacatatcatttatacgatttgataaaattgtaagtatttCAGTGTTTATATCCTCGGTATTGTTTTCTTTCATTTCTTGCTATATaacaaagataataataagaatcgAAATAATATCAACTGACATAGTCTTACTTCAATTTTAAGTTGACACGTGTCCAGCATATTTAATTCaacttttatttgtttcaaaaattCCTCTCTGGTGGCCAACCCAAGTGAAACTTTCTGGGTAAGCGATTTACGATCATTATTTAGCTttcttaaatgtaaatatcaagtaaaaaaaattaattaatgtatgtattaaattaaattaaaaaaacactagcttaagaaatgtataattacgTTATTTCGtcccattttattatactataagttTTCATGAAATGAACTTCAGATTCCACTTCATCTGCTGACATGATGAAAACAATTTCTTTTTAACAAGTCAAGACACAAGACGATAATGCTTCTGCTAACTGcctgtattaaaatactttcggAGTATTTGCAGTTTAGTTATAAACTCAACACTagtacacaataaattaaattgtgtttgtttatgagaaaatttatattttttataatcaagtaACAAACTCTTAAGTCGTATACctgtattaatatgttaattgatGATCGTCGATGATGAAGAAAAATAGCTAGCTGACGCTTCATATAGTCAACTCATAATCAcgacaaaaattaatagcaATCAACtagaacacaataattattattatttcgagtTAGATTCCAGTATAATCGTCATCTTTCgcgatgttttaaaaattttgaatttacaatTACACGATACAGcatcaacaatttataatattatcattaattaaattatatttcatcacGTTTTGAATGTTTTGTGCGGCAGTTCAGTACTTGGAATAGGAACGCCGAATGCGTGTAGCGGCGTCGCGATAATGTTGTCGTTGGCTACCGCGGTTATCTACAGATTACAGCAGAAGTGATAACCTTGCCAACTGCAAAACAGGCTACGGACGTCAAACAACGAGAATCGATATCCAGAGGTGGATATTgactagttaaaaatttaatagtttaattaaattttttttatctttttaacttaattagttAACTCATTTTCTAATCGAAGGCAGtacctactttatttatttaataaagctGGTTAGGCTAGCGTGTAACATAAAATTCCCGTACATGAGGTAGGTTCATAATACATTgtcatatcattataatattatctgttaaAACCCGCGTCTCTTTTCACAATCacgaattatgataatataatcatataaacgtatttaagtaggtacttcaGAAGTCGCCACACcaacatttgttttctctgtctATCTCACACATAAATTGGTCTATCTCACATTACCTATATAAGAACAAAG
This genomic stretch from Rhopalosiphum maidis isolate BTI-1 chromosome 3, ASM367621v3, whole genome shotgun sequence harbors:
- the LOC113556863 gene encoding U3 small nucleolar RNA-associated protein 6 homolog — encoded protein: MSADEVESEVHFMKTYSIIKWDEITKLNNDRKSLTQKVSLGLATREEFLKQIKVELNMLDTCQLKIEQEMKENNTEDINTEILTILSNRINDMYNNMFLLFPVEKTSLSEYIEFCSNNTLFITKCSNMLDTLMLRYHSDPEVYITAATYEFDDRNNVDSARRYFAEGLKHHENCKNLYVEEFWVEVQHLEKTEGASLPIAIEKYRNLIKRFEGDIEFHFILLDRAIKLSAVRELQCNVVRDMIKKYRHSELMWQKLAKIHFDGFIYHQETEQLHYDKNYINGIRNCIKTYENGLKENLPLENKHKLWNFYIDHIIEIRKSYRMKKETIRNFMNETMERAFQEAHDNRALCKAEYYIYWTENTNKDCYRIMKQAVNVIKDSVELWFNLISYYLSNDSLEMGIEAFQAGVRALTNKSMPLWEILILYMANTHPKLLQQLYQEGSYYPFPEVNCIVRPEYLEWNVVHNGILSTRELFNKLKNVEPECKQLYKSMISFELTQNAGIAKLGSIRKLHNTLCNSFGATDIDVWIDCIRFEYMYGSRKYVKEVYKASLNNLNSNLKSGMVEEFEKIKEEFKDYDPKDGGVIVIDDDE